In Serratia marcescens subsp. marcescens ATCC 13880, a single genomic region encodes these proteins:
- a CDS encoding AprI/Inh family metalloprotease inhibitor, which produces MKGTLARTALAAGGMMVTSAVMAGSLALPTAQSLAGQWQVADSERQCQIEFLADEQSETNGYQLVDRQQCLQSVFAAEVVGWRPAPDGIALLRADGSTLAFFSRDGDLYRNQLGADEALTLKALA; this is translated from the coding sequence ATGAAAGGCACTTTAGCGCGCACCGCCTTGGCGGCGGGCGGCATGATGGTGACGAGCGCGGTGATGGCCGGCAGTTTGGCATTGCCGACCGCGCAGTCGCTGGCGGGACAATGGCAGGTGGCCGACAGCGAACGGCAATGCCAAATCGAGTTTCTGGCGGATGAACAAAGCGAGACCAACGGCTATCAGCTGGTGGATCGGCAACAGTGTTTGCAGAGCGTGTTTGCGGCGGAAGTAGTGGGCTGGCGCCCGGCGCCGGACGGCATCGCCTTGCTGCGGGCGGATGGCAGCACGCTGGCGTTCTTCTCGCGCGACGGCGATCTGTACCGCAATCAGCTGGGTGCGGATGAGGCTTTGACGTTGAAAGCGCTGGCTTGA